One Cyprinus carpio isolate SPL01 chromosome A16, ASM1834038v1, whole genome shotgun sequence genomic region harbors:
- the LOC109097276 gene encoding myb-related transcription factor, partner of profilin-like, with protein sequence MLSTSHIGVSVSHNISMTEYYEEGGLLYEHSPPMHIKVESPEGPFGGGVSEDGFPREDEDSEGSCDHQNGGLPSSLPFNVVVVHPNIVAPGMSSDDLIPIEQNRGVSSALAAGGVGKRKSRFSGAELEVLVSEVTRCEGELFGPAGRLRRRERERIWAGILERVNAVSRVPRTLREVKKRWDDLKRRNGGRLADARHRTCYLPSSRGAAILGRSTQVSPRLQQSRQKQSTRGKASFMCLSDTDPVTVGDSSERDGFEKDDEAGEQEGEDGDDCEGVEHSMEDKLGLGLGLGIVPPPTSERWLPPSPLYSAPFLNGTPQPSPEPSLGTHQGPLEPPPPRTSWLEDELRGLGEAAMQLGDRMEQNLREFGEGFRRDMRTLVASQEALTSCLQQNNVLLQRLLGLLEMQNQPSQQQIPQQQQLQQQQIQQPAQHQQQQEPPQQQPYEPMLLPQEQPQLEQQIPATVPPLPPPPDILDGTRHTEPSNDINGVTQQPRRGRTVDLRRRRRR encoded by the exons ATGTTGTCCACCAGTCACATTGGTGTGTCTGTAAGCCACAACATATCCATGACTGAATACTACGAGGAGGGGGGGTTGCTGTATGAGCACTCACCTCCCATGCACATCAAAGTGGAGTCTCCAGAGGGTCCCTTTGGAGGCGGGGTTTCAGAGGACGGTTTCCCCAGGGAAGATGAGGACTCAGAGGGAAGTTGTGACCACCAGAATGGCGGGTTGCCCAGCAGCCTGCCCTTTAATGTTGTGGTTGTGCATCCTAACATAGTCGCACCTGGAATGTCTTCAGATGACCTCATCCCAATCGAACAAA ACAGGGGTGTGTCTTCAGCATTAGCGGCAGGAGGTGTAGGGAAAAGGAAGAGCCGCTTTAGCGGGGCAGAGCTGGAGGTCTTGGTATCAGAGGTGACTCGGTGTGAGGGGGAGCTGTTCGGTCCAGCAGGGAGGCTCCGGCGCCGAGAAAGAGAGCGCATTTGGGCTGGCATACTTGAGCGTGTCAATGCTGTGTCTAGAGTACCTCGGACTCTGAGAGAAGTGAAGAAACGCTGGGATGACCTGAAGAGACGTAATGGTGGTAGACTGGCTGATGCGAGGCACCGCACCTGCTACCTGCCATCAAGCAGAGGGGCTGCAATTTTGGGAAGGTCGACCCAAGTCAGTCCCAGGCTCCAGCAATCTCGTCAAAAGCAGAGCACCAGAGGAAAAGCCAGTTTCATGTGTTTGTCAGACACTGATCCAG TTACAGTTGGAGATAGTTCTGAAAGAGATGGTTTCGAAAAGGACGATGAAGCTGGTGAGCAAGAAGGTGAAGATGGAGATGATTGTGAGGGTGTGGAGCACAGCATGGAGGACAAACTGGGTTTGGGCTTGGGTCTGGGAATAGTACCACCTCCAACTTCAGAACGCTGGCTACCTCCTTCACCCCTTTACAGTGCCCCGTTCCTCAACGGCACTCCTCAGCCAAGTCCAGAACCATCTTTAGGAACCCACCAGGGTCCACTGGAGCCCCCTCCACCACGCACTTCCTGGCTGGAAGATGAACTTCGTGGGCTGGGAGAAGCAGCCATGCAGCTTGGAGATCGCATGGAGCAGAACCTGCGCGAGTTTGGAGAAGGCTTCAGACGTGATATGCGGACGCTTGTGGCTTCGCAAGAGGCCCTTACAAGTTGCTTGCagcaaaataatgtacttttgcaACGTTTGTTGGGTCTACTTGAGATGCAGAATCAGCCGTCTCAGCAACAAattccacaacaacaacaacttcagCAACAACAAATACAGCAACCTGCACAGCATCAACAGCAACAGGAACCTCCACAACAGCAGCCTTATGAACCAATGTTATTGCCACAGGAGCAGCCACAGCTAGAGCAGCAAATCCCAGCAACTGTTCCACCTCTACCACCACCTCCAGATATTTTAGATGGTACTCGGCACACTGAACCATCGAATGACATAAATGGAGTAACTCAACAGCCACGCCGTGGCAGAACAGTAGACCTCAGACGAAGACGCAGACGTTGA
- the LOC109054688 gene encoding uncharacterized protein LOC109054688, with the protein MATVQSESEQPVDNKLINGTLAENKPEPATVTDGDAEVCAQGSDVKGTTDPAVPSSPASENPSPHGVALSPRNKDPSEMSCHFQSREDVQNTDVLLENNNSDLISAEAGTDCDVKSDRLHNEHIGQETDKEETDKEETEDKTAENVSNESKHATKEEHPPKQEEESTNKSEVSKSHSKAMQSTEEKIEETGDPKSIEKIKEITEEKEGQDESKSDGKTIVVKRRKSRLECNECGKKFTRRETYNLHRHFHMHQDEQASLVCKECGITFQHRSDLIKHRSIHKENSQPSLSHSKRSERIYKERRKFQCEHCGMCFSTMMRLRLHVCEQNVEKPFRCPLCRKEFQYRVSINAHMQSHSLDSPYRCLECNKGFQSLVTLHIHQRSHAALKPYECPDCSMVFRHRYVMENHRRRHAEERAHLCKICGKNFKYSSLLQQHQYLHTGQKPYHCSYCGKTFAFAQNMRAHYRQHKKISARSEAHITNHNASLVGQVGKENVTVEQRRNCPLCPQIFYKASDLRAHMLIHEAEYERMSNGKRFDKVYACQYCPLKFQSESCLQSHSQTHMTNILGLNTTRITNQVKAVLEKQDDVGMDEADIDSMSGVGGLGDQTEKKPFRCRDCGKCFRYRSVLELHMRIHNKGYQCQVCKKSFRFSSYLQQHSIIHTGKKPYKCPDCGKDFAFHHNMKTHQRLHQQKPFRCTQCRKGYSDESQLQRHMLSHTGEKPYKCHMCDKSFALAYLLRDHLNTHTGERPHRCQECHKSFPWLSSLLVHQKIHVRKRQGQSHSYPLSIHSQRGRVSSGRRGRPRLDRDNRRMAPLPGRIMSDALLPNVVPHHSRSFDANRHQRMQLRSQPLQTRNHSQQVHLQQEWRLQMPPSSEELLHSQKPLNLLEAQPSNAVQIQWPGSHLKTILPKCDGLPELMHQQQPSQANVPMSAQPNHYSEINVSETEQKGKHSQHQVDRPSPLDVKRQSPRSIQDSQQSQWPVLCDSVQTAEPELFNNSFEDGNVTADLEAPTKSESDKLAHDLQMPNSSGLAKTEMGQTGGIVLPAGASGLPNTPPWGMKTSLEMSTSVGLQEIPGDSLEKQQNRLIQHLPQHLPQHMQVPQQLLQQQLHQTQLQHQAQIPHTWVSATPPNQMGPVNMPYAPARFPLGDRPPMWGFQAAPVVSQALVNGPVQQGHIRAQQHVTLISGQQISLNQPSSFISPPFPPPALNMPVPHQMHSVGRQLPGPLPQGIFFTSQGTINEMPIMPQVTNLPQLAQQTESHKMGNKMPFAPDHLFQCMICGGSLPGELELQMHYMQHAQRDV; encoded by the exons ATGGCTACAGTGCAGTCAGAATCCGAACAGCCAGTAGATAATAAACTCATTAACGGTACACTCGCTGAAAATAAACCTGAACCCGCTACAGTAACTGATGGTGATGCAGAGGTTTGTGCACAAGGCAGCGACGTAAAGGGAACGACAGACCCTGCTGTTCCGTCTTCACCAGCAAGTGAAAATCCATCTCCACATGGCGTTGCTCTTTCACCACGCAACAAAGATCCATCAGAAATGTCTTGTCATTTTCAATCTAGGGAAGACGTGCAAAACACGGATGTGCTGCTTGAAAATAATAACAGTGATCTGATTTCAGCTGAGGCCGGAACGGACTGCGATGTGAAATCAGATCGTTTGCACAATGAACACATTG GGCAAGAAACAGACAAAGAAGAAACAGACAAAGAAGAAACAGAGGACAAAACTGCAGAAAATGTGAGCAATGAGTCAAAGCATGCCACCAAGGAAGAACACCCCCCAAAACAAGAAGAAGAGTCGACAAATAAAAGTGAAGTATCAAAGTCTCATAGCAAGGCAATGCAAAGCACAGAAGAGAAGATCGAGGAAACAGGAGATCCCAAAAGCATAGAAAAGATTAAGGAAATCACAGAAGAGAAGGAAGGACAGGATGAATCAAAGAGTGATGGGAAAACTATAGTTGTCAAGCGAAGGAAAAGCAGACTGGAATGCAACGAATGTGGTAAAAAGTTCACTCGCAGGGAAACATACAACCTGCATCGACATTTTCACATGCACCAAGATGAGCAGGCTTCCCTTGTTTGTAAAGAATGTGGCATTACTTttcagcatcgaagtgacctcaTCAAACACCGCAGTATTCATAAAGAAAACAGCCAACCAAGCCTGTCGCATTCAAAACGCTCTGAGAGGATATACAAGGAACGGAGGAAATTTCAATGTGAGCATTGTGGTATGTGTTTCTCAACAATGATGCGATTAAGGCTTCATGTTTGTGAACAAAATGTGGAAAAGCCTTTTCGCTGCCCTCTGTGCCGCAAAGAGTTCCAGTACAGGGTGTCCATTAATGCCCACATGCAGAGTCACTCTTTAGACAGTCCTTATCGGTGCCTTGAGTGCAACAAAGGCTTTCAGAGTTTAGTGACGCTTCATATACACCAACGATCTCACGCTGCACTGAAGCCGTATGAGTGTCCAGATTGTAGTATGGTCTTCAGGCATCGCTATGTCATGGAGAACCATCGACGCAGGCACGCGGAAGAAAGAGCCCACCTGTGCAAAATCTGTGGAAAGAACTTCAAATACAGCAGCCTTTTGCAGCAGCACCAATATCTCCACACAGGCCAAAAGCCTTACCACTGTTCATACTGTGGAAAAACGTTCGCTTTTGCACAAAATATGCGAGCACATTATCGGCAACACAAAAAGATCTCAGCTAGGTCTGAGGCACATATTACAAACCATAACGCATCTCTTGTGGGGCAAGTAGGTAAAGAGAATGTGACTGTTGAGCAGCGGCGCAACTGTCCTCTGTGCCCTCAAATTTTTTATAAAGCATCTGATTTAAGAGCACACATGTTAATCCATGAAGCAGAGTATGAAAGGATGAGTAATGGCAAAAGATTTGATAAGGTCTATGCATGCCAGTATTGTCCTCTTAAATTCCAGTCAGAATCCTGCCTGCAATCCCATTCACAAACACATATGACTAACATTTTGGGTTTAAACACAACACGTATCACAAATCAGGTTAAAGCGGTACTTGAAAAGCAGGATGATGTTGGTATGGATGAGGCAGATATTGACAGTATGTCAGGAGTAGGGGGATTAGGGGACCAGACAGAGAAGAAACCGTTCAGATGTCGAGATTGTGGAAAGTGCTTTCGCTACCGATCAGTGTTAGAGCTTCACATGCGCATACACAACAAGGGTTACCAGTGTCAAGTATGTAAAAAGTCCTTTAGATTTAGTAGCTATTTGCAGCAACATTCAATTATCCACACTGGGAAGAAGCCATACAAGTGCCCGGACTGTGGTAAGGATTTTGCATTTCATCACAACATGAAAACACACCAGCGGCTGCATCAACAAAAGCCGTTTCGCTGCACGCAGTGCCGTAAGGGCTACAGCGATGAGAGTCAGCTTCAGCGGCACATGCTTTCCCATACAGgtgagaaaccttacaagtgtcaTATGTGTGACAAGAGCTTTGCTTTGGCCTACTTGCTCCGAGACCATCTAAACACTCATACTGGGGAGAGACCACACCGCTGCCAGGAGTGCCATAAGTCGTTCCCTTGGCTTAGTAGTCTGCTTGTGCATCAAAAGATTCATGTGCGTAAACGGCAAGGCCAGAGTCACAGTTATCCACTGTCCATACATTCTCAAAGAGGTAGAGTAAGTTCCGGCAGGAGAGGTAGGCCAAGGTTAGATCGAGACAACCGAAGGATGGCACCTCTACCTGGTAGAATCATGTCAGATGCACTGTTGCCAAATGTGGTTCCACACCATTCCCGTAGCTTCGATGCAAATAGACATCAACGCATGCAGCTTAGATCGCAGCCCTTGCAGACTAGAAATCATTCCCAGCAGGTTCATTTGCAGCAAGAATGGCGGTTACAAATGCCACCTTCATCAGAAGAGCTGCTGCACTCTCAAAAGCCCTTGAATTTATTGGAAGCCCAGCCAAGCAATGCTGTGCAGATACAGTGGCCAGGAAGTCACCTTAAGACGATCTTGCCTAAATGTGATGGTCTCCCAGAGCTCATGCACCAGCAGCAACCTTCTCAAGCAAATGTACCGATGTCAGCACAACCTAATCATTACTCGGAGATAAACGTATCTGAAACAGAGCAAAAAGGAAAACATTCACAGCACCAAGTGGACAGGCCTTCACCTCTGGATGTAAAAAGGCAATCACCGAGATCCATTCAAGACTCGCAGCAATCGCAGTGGCCAGTACTCTGTGATTCAGTGCAAACAGCTGAACCAGAGCTGTTCAATAATTCATTTGAAGATGGCAATGTAACTGCTGACTTAGAAGCACCAACCAAAAGTGAATCTGATAAACTCGCTCATGATTTACAAATGCCAAATTCCTCAGGTCTGGCTAAAACAGAAATGGGTCAGACTGGTGGTATAGTGCTACCCGCTGGTGCTTCTGGTCTACCAAATACCCCTCCATGGGGTATGAAAACATCTTTAGAGATGTCTACATCTGTGGGCTTACAAGAAATACCTGGAGATTCATTAGAGAAGCAGCAAAACAGACTAATCCAGCACTTGCCTCAGCACTTGCCTCAGCACATGCAGGTTCCACAGCAGCTTCTTCAACAACAGCTTCATCAGACACAGCTCCAGCATCAAGCTCAAATACCTCATACTTGGGTTAGTGCAACTCCTCCAAACCAGATGGGACCAGTGAACATGCCGTATGCACCAGCTCGTTTTCCTCTTGGGGACAGACCTCCGATGTGGGGGTTTCAGGCTGCTCCAGTTGTTTCCCAGGCCCTTGTAAATGGACCAGTTCAACAAGGCCACATCCGGGCACAACAGCATGTAACTCTAATTTCTGGCCAACAGATTTCTCTAAATCAGCCTTCATCTTTTATCTCACCACCTTTTCCTCCACCAGCTTTGAATATGCCTGTTCCGCATCAAATGCATTCTGTTGGAAGACAGCTTCCAGGTCCGTTACCACAAGGGATCTTCTTCACCTCACAGGGCACCATAAATGAGATGCCAATCATGCCACAAGTAACAAACTTACCTCAGTTAGCCCAACAAACTGAGTCACACAAAATGGGCAATAAAATGCCTTTTGCCCCAGATCACCTGTTCCAGTGCATGATATGTGGTGGTTCTTTGCCTGGAGAATTAGAATTACAGATGCATTATATGCAACATGCACAGCGAGATGTGTGA